The genomic interval TAAATCGCCAACCTGCACACTGCTCGGGCTGATACTGACAATGCCGGACGACTGGTTTGGAGTAAATGAAGTTGCTTTAAGGGTGGATTTGACAGCCGAACGGGAACTCTCTTGGGGAGGGGGAGGAACAATTTTCATAGGGGCAACTTAACCAGAACCTCTGTACTGGTATCATGTCGGCCTATGGTAAAGTTACCCATATGGGCTCTAACAATTCGATCGACCATTGTAAGGCCCATACCTGTGCCGTAAGACTTGGTTGTGTAAAAAGGCTCCTTGGCTTTTCGAATCTGTTCATCATCAATCATATTCCCGGTATTGCGGATCCGAATTGTCAGCCAGGCACTCTCTCGAGTCACAACCACTTTCATGAGGCCACCGTCTGGCATGGCTTCAATGGCATTTTTAAAAAGATGCACCAGCATCTGGCGAATTAACTTCTGATCAATTTGCAAGGTGATATCAGGCTCAGGAAAATCCAGCGAGACCTCTATGTTATGCTTGTTGGTGTCGGCCTGCAGAAGAAGAAAAACCTTCTGCAACAGCGGGTAGAACTGCACCTCTTCTTTGTTTACCTCCGCATGCGAGACAAAATCAAAAAGCTCCTCAAGGGTAGACTCAAGTCTGCTGATCTCTTTGTTCATCACATCGGTATACTTGGCCTGCTCCGGGCCCCCTTTCTTGGCCAGAATTCTGGCAATTCCGCCAACTGCGGTAATCGGGTTACGAATATTATGAACAAGTTGAGCGGCCATATGACCAAGGGCGGAAAACCGCTCCGCCTCGATAAGCATATCCTTGTTCTTATCCAACTCGTAATTAAGACTTTCAAGTTTAGCAATGGTTTTCTCCATGTCCATATAAAGCATGCTGTGCTCGATAGCCAGGCTTGCTTGACTGGAAAAAAACTCCAAGGCGCCCAGATAACCATCACTAATCGGACGCCTGGTTATGAAGTTATCGGCAATAATGACCCCTAAAGATCGACGGGGGGAGTACAACGGCACAACAACAAACTCATCAGTCCCTAAAAAGCCGCAAACCCAGGAAAGG from Desulfobulbaceae bacterium carries:
- a CDS encoding response regulator; this encodes MDTLTTGFQNNAPVRQEDLLVNGEAVVIVDDDPLIREPIRLFLTDCGMRVLEADSGARFHELLDTENIALALLDIGLPDVDGQQILPHIKERHPDTVVVMLTGSSDLQTALDCLRGGADDFIAKPASLSEIMRIAKKNLEKRRLIIQNRKYQEDLENANFRISLMHQLAAKMNSVYLNTVQLDEILQAILVGITANEGLRFNRAFLALIDEKEHVLQGRLAIGPGCREEADKIWGELQAKELNFFEIVDHVRTCNIDNENHGLNRLIKNLTVPTSDTGNILIHSALERKSIKVDGTIKSGFDLSWVCGFLGTDEFVVVPLYSPRRSLGVIIADNFITRRPISDGYLGALEFFSSQASLAIEHSMLYMDMEKTIAKLESLNYELDKNKDMLIEAERFSALGHMAAQLVHNIRNPITAVGGIARILAKKGGPEQAKYTDVMNKEISRLESTLEELFDFVSHAEVNKEEVQFYPLLQKVFLLLQADTNKHNIEVSLDFPEPDITLQIDQKLIRQMLVHLFKNAIEAMPDGGLMKVVVTRESAWLTIRIRNTGNMIDDEQIRKAKEPFYTTKSYGTGMGLTMVDRIVRAHMGNFTIGRHDTSTEVLVKLPL